In the Chroococcidiopsis sp. SAG 2025 genome, one interval contains:
- the lepA gene encoding translation elongation factor 4, producing MTDVSAERIRNFSIIAHIDHGKSTLADRLLLTTGTVAERVMKQQFLDNMELERERGITIKLQAARMNYQAKDGEAYVLNLIDTPGHVDFSYEVSRSLAACEGALLVVDASQGVEAQTLANVYLALEHDLEIIPVLNKIDLPGAEPERVIEEIEQIIGLDCSNAILASAKEGIGIDEILEAIVHRVPPPRNTINDPLRALIFDSYYDSYRGVIVYFRVMDGTVKKGDRVRLMASKKEYEIDELGVLSPNQKQVEELHAGEVGYLAAAIKAVADARVGDTITLAAKPAAQALPGYTEAKPMVFCGMFPTDSDEFENLRDALEKLRLNDAALQYEPETSSAMGFGFRCGFLGLLHMEIVQERLEREYDLDLVITAPSVVYKVVTNNGEEIYVDNPSKLPAPNERESIAEPYAQVEMITPESFVGTLMELCQNRRGIFKDMKYLTQGRTTLTYELPLAEVVTDFFDQMKSRSRGYASMEYHLIGYRENPLVRLDLMINGDPVDSLAMIVHRDKAYGVGRAMAEKLKELIPRHQFKVPIQAAIGSKVIASEHIPALRKDVLAKCYGGDISRKKKLLQKQAKGKKRMKAVGTVDVPQEAFMAVLKLDGSQ from the coding sequence ATGACAGATGTTTCCGCCGAGCGCATTCGTAATTTTTCAATTATCGCTCACATTGACCACGGGAAATCAACTCTAGCCGATCGCCTGTTGCTGACAACTGGTACGGTTGCAGAACGGGTGATGAAGCAGCAGTTTCTCGACAATATGGAGTTGGAACGAGAGCGCGGCATTACGATTAAGTTGCAAGCGGCTCGGATGAACTATCAGGCAAAGGACGGAGAAGCTTACGTCCTCAATTTAATTGATACCCCAGGACATGTTGACTTTTCTTATGAGGTGTCTCGCTCTTTAGCAGCTTGCGAGGGAGCATTATTAGTTGTCGATGCTTCCCAAGGAGTAGAAGCACAAACTCTAGCAAATGTCTACTTAGCCTTGGAGCATGACTTAGAAATCATTCCCGTACTGAATAAAATTGACTTGCCAGGGGCAGAACCAGAACGGGTGATTGAGGAGATCGAACAAATTATTGGCTTAGATTGCAGCAATGCAATTTTAGCATCGGCAAAAGAGGGAATCGGCATTGACGAGATTTTAGAGGCGATCGTCCACCGCGTACCACCTCCACGTAACACGATTAACGATCCCTTACGGGCATTAATTTTTGATAGCTACTACGATAGCTACAGAGGAGTCATCGTCTATTTTCGCGTCATGGATGGTACGGTGAAAAAAGGCGATCGCGTCCGTTTGATGGCATCGAAAAAAGAATACGAAATTGACGAATTAGGTGTCCTCTCTCCAAATCAAAAGCAAGTCGAAGAACTCCACGCCGGAGAAGTCGGTTATCTCGCCGCCGCCATTAAAGCTGTAGCCGATGCGCGGGTGGGCGATACAATTACCCTAGCAGCAAAACCAGCAGCTCAGGCTTTACCAGGTTACACCGAAGCAAAGCCGATGGTATTTTGCGGGATGTTTCCCACTGACTCAGACGAGTTTGAAAATCTGCGCGATGCTCTGGAAAAGCTGAGACTCAACGATGCAGCCTTGCAATACGAACCAGAAACCTCAAGCGCGATGGGGTTTGGTTTCCGCTGCGGTTTCTTGGGATTGTTACACATGGAAATCGTCCAAGAACGTTTAGAACGCGAATACGATTTAGATTTGGTAATTACAGCTCCATCGGTAGTTTACAAAGTAGTTACCAACAACGGCGAAGAAATTTATGTTGATAATCCCAGCAAGTTACCAGCACCCAACGAACGGGAAAGCATTGCTGAACCCTACGCTCAAGTAGAAATGATTACGCCAGAATCTTTTGTTGGCACGTTGATGGAGTTGTGTCAAAATCGGCGGGGAATCTTCAAAGATATGAAGTATCTTACCCAGGGGCGCACGACATTAACTTATGAATTGCCTTTGGCAGAGGTAGTCACAGACTTTTTCGATCAAATGAAGTCGCGATCGCGCGGATATGCCAGCATGGAGTATCATCTCATCGGCTACCGCGAAAATCCCCTAGTCCGCCTAGATTTGATGATCAACGGCGATCCGGTAGACTCATTAGCAATGATCGTCCATCGTGACAAAGCCTATGGTGTCGGACGAGCGATGGCAGAAAAACTTAAAGAATTAATCCCGCGCCATCAATTTAAAGTCCCGATTCAAGCCGCCATCGGTAGCAAAGTCATCGCCAGCGAACACATTCCCGCCTTGCGTAAAGACGTACTTGCCAAATGCTACGGTGGTGACATCAGCCGCAAGAAAAAACTCTTGCAAAAGCAAGCTAAAGGTAAAAAGCGGATGAAAGCCGTCGGTACGGTAGACGTACCCCAAGAAGCATTTATGGCTGTACTAAAATTGGATGGTTCGCAATAA
- a CDS encoding HD domain-containing protein produces the protein MLSSRFTEALTYATELHAKQVRKSSGVPYISHLLGVTSIALEYGANEDEAIAALLHDAIEDRGGAATREEIRRRFGDTVTAIVDGCTDAEIIPKPPWRQRKEAYIATIPQASPSIILVSAADKLHNARSILKDYRALCETVWERFKGGKDGTLWYYRAVVEAFIAKGTTPLIEELERTVAELEQLVKDDNG, from the coding sequence ATGCTATCCAGCCGCTTTACCGAAGCACTGACTTACGCTACAGAACTCCATGCAAAGCAAGTGCGTAAAAGTTCCGGCGTGCCTTATATTTCTCACCTGCTAGGCGTAACAAGTATTGCTTTAGAATATGGAGCAAATGAAGATGAAGCGATCGCAGCTTTACTTCATGATGCGATTGAAGATCGAGGGGGTGCGGCGACAAGAGAAGAAATTCGCCGTCGTTTTGGCGATACAGTTACCGCGATTGTAGACGGTTGTACCGATGCAGAAATAATTCCCAAACCACCTTGGAGACAGCGCAAAGAAGCATATATCGCCACTATTCCCCAAGCTTCTCCATCAATAATTCTAGTCTCAGCTGCCGACAAACTACACAACGCCAGGTCGATCTTAAAAGACTATCGCGCTCTATGCGAAACAGTATGGGAACGATTTAAAGGTGGTAAAGACGGTACGCTGTGGTACTATCGCGCTGTTGTCGAAGCTTTTATTGCCAAAGGAACAACACCTTTGATCGAAGAATTAGAACGGACAGTTGCAGAATTAGAGCAATTAGTCAAGGATGATAATGGGTAA
- a CDS encoding ribbon-helix-helix domain-containing protein, which yields MNDNIDTSDANLDKVKLSIHLDSELVDQIQHLTNDPSKVIEVAIRQWLRGETQRDDELTRTIPRTPVPPRGEWND from the coding sequence ATGAATGACAACATCGATACATCAGACGCAAACCTCGACAAGGTAAAACTCTCTATTCATTTAGATTCGGAACTCGTCGATCAAATTCAGCATTTAACTAACGATCCGAGTAAAGTGATAGAAGTCGCTATCCGTCAATGGTTGCGCGGTGAAACGCAACGAGATGACGAACTAACTCGCACGATCCCTCGTACACCCGTACCACCACGCGGTGAGTGGAACGATTAA
- the typA gene encoding translational GTPase TypA: MTLPIRNVAIIAHVDHGKTTLVDALLRQSGIFREGEDVPDCVMDSNALERERGITILSKNTAVRYKETLINIVDTPGHADFGGEVERVLGMVDGCILIVDANEGPMPQTRFVLKKALEKGLRPIVVVNKIDRPQADPHGAVDKVLDLFLELGADDDQCDFPYLFASGLSGYAKEDLEAEGVDMQPLFDAILRHVPPPVGDPAKPLQLQVTTLDYSEYVGRIAIGKIHNGTIRVGQQAALIRDTGEIVKGKVTKLMGFEGLKRIDQEEASAGNIIALAGFADANIGETITCPNEPQALPLIKVDEPTLQMTFSVNDSPFAGQEGNFVTSRQVRDRLMRELETNVALRVEETDSPDKFLVSGRGELHLGILIETMRREGYEFQVSQPQVIYREVSGQPCEPFEYLVLDVPEEAVGSCIERLGQRRGEMQDMQVGGNGRTQLDFVIPARGLVGFRGEFMRMTRGEGIMNHSFLEYRAISGEIEARRNGVLISFEEGVATFYAMKNAEDRGVFFITPGTKVYKGMIVGEHNRPQDLELNVCKTKQLTNHRAASGDELVQLQAPVDMSLERALEYIGPDELVEVTPKSIRLRKLSKKLAKR; the protein is encoded by the coding sequence ATGACGCTCCCCATTCGCAACGTCGCCATTATCGCCCACGTCGATCACGGCAAAACTACTCTCGTTGATGCCCTCCTGAGACAATCTGGCATTTTCCGCGAAGGGGAAGACGTACCTGATTGCGTGATGGACTCGAATGCCTTGGAACGAGAGCGAGGCATTACCATCTTGTCAAAAAACACAGCAGTGCGCTACAAAGAGACGCTGATCAATATTGTCGATACTCCCGGTCACGCTGACTTTGGCGGCGAAGTCGAACGAGTTTTGGGCATGGTTGACGGTTGTATCTTGATCGTAGATGCCAACGAAGGACCGATGCCTCAGACGCGCTTCGTGCTGAAGAAAGCCCTAGAAAAGGGACTGCGCCCGATTGTTGTGGTTAATAAAATTGACCGACCCCAGGCAGATCCCCACGGTGCAGTTGATAAAGTGTTGGATCTGTTTTTGGAACTGGGTGCAGACGATGACCAGTGCGATTTCCCCTATTTATTTGCTTCTGGTTTAAGCGGCTATGCCAAAGAAGATTTAGAAGCCGAAGGGGTAGACATGCAGCCCCTATTTGACGCGATTTTACGTCACGTTCCACCACCTGTAGGCGATCCAGCAAAGCCACTGCAATTACAAGTCACAACTCTAGACTACTCGGAATATGTAGGACGAATTGCGATCGGTAAAATTCACAACGGGACGATCCGCGTCGGACAGCAAGCCGCTTTGATCCGCGACACCGGGGAAATCGTTAAAGGCAAAGTCACAAAATTGATGGGCTTTGAGGGTTTAAAACGGATCGACCAAGAAGAAGCATCTGCGGGTAACATTATTGCGCTCGCCGGATTTGCCGATGCTAATATTGGCGAAACGATAACTTGTCCCAACGAACCCCAGGCACTACCGCTAATTAAGGTAGACGAGCCGACCTTACAAATGACATTTTCCGTCAACGATTCGCCCTTTGCCGGACAAGAAGGAAACTTCGTTACTTCTAGACAGGTACGCGATCGCTTGATGCGAGAATTGGAAACAAACGTCGCCCTGCGTGTGGAAGAAACCGACTCCCCCGACAAATTCTTGGTTTCGGGACGGGGCGAACTTCACTTGGGAATCTTAATTGAAACCATGCGGCGCGAAGGCTACGAGTTTCAAGTTTCTCAGCCACAAGTCATTTATCGCGAAGTCAGCGGGCAACCCTGCGAACCGTTTGAATATCTGGTGTTAGACGTACCAGAAGAAGCTGTAGGTAGTTGTATCGAACGCCTGGGACAGCGACGGGGCGAAATGCAGGATATGCAAGTTGGGGGTAACGGACGCACTCAACTCGATTTCGTCATTCCTGCCCGTGGTTTGGTTGGTTTTCGTGGCGAATTCATGCGGATGACTCGTGGCGAAGGGATCATGAACCACAGCTTCCTCGAATACCGCGCCATTTCTGGGGAAATCGAAGCCCGTCGCAACGGCGTACTGATTTCTTTTGAAGAAGGAGTAGCCACTTTCTACGCCATGAAGAACGCTGAAGACAGAGGTGTATTCTTCATCACTCCTGGTACTAAAGTCTACAAAGGAATGATTGTCGGCGAACACAATCGTCCGCAAGACTTAGAACTGAATGTTTGCAAGACCAAACAGCTAACCAACCACCGTGCTGCTAGTGGCGATGAATTAGTCCAGTTGCAAGCACCCGTAGACATGAGCCTGGAACGCGCTCTAGAGTACATTGGACCTGATGAGCTAGTAGAAGTTACTCCTAAGTCAATTCGGCTGCGGAAGCTATCGAAAAAGCTAGCTAAGCGATGA
- a CDS encoding type II toxin-antitoxin system PemK/MazF family toxin, which produces MPKPKPGEVWLVKFPFTELTSTKVRPALVLAEHREDLIIVGIFSKVPAGTLRETWILIEETDLEFKRTGLKKTSVIRTEKIATVHESVFQRKLGVLPSNLIRLVQETIKKALNLS; this is translated from the coding sequence ATGCCGAAGCCTAAACCTGGAGAAGTATGGTTAGTAAAATTTCCATTTACAGAACTCACCTCTACAAAAGTTAGACCTGCTCTCGTTTTAGCAGAACACAGAGAAGATCTAATTATCGTAGGCATTTTTTCCAAAGTTCCAGCAGGAACATTACGCGAAACTTGGATATTAATAGAAGAAACCGATCTAGAATTTAAACGAACTGGTTTGAAAAAAACTTCTGTAATTCGAACTGAAAAAATTGCTACTGTACACGAGTCAGTGTTTCAAAGGAAGTTAGGAGTTTTACCATCAAACTTAATTAGACTGGTACAAGAGACTATAAAAAAAGCACTAAATCTTTCTTAG
- a CDS encoding IS5 family transposase, whose protein sequence is MERKAYPTDVSDDEWTFVAPYLTLMSEEAPQREHSLREVFNGLRWLVRSGASWRMMPHDLPPWAAVYQQTQRWIDAGVFEAIVDDLRTLLRLAAGRKETPTAVILDSRTLQSTPESGGRAGYDGGKRKKGSKVHVAVDTLGHLLGLVVTPANEQDRSQVQELAQQVQEITGETVEIAFVDQGYTGEQAAQEAAVEGIQLEVVKLPEAKKGFVLLPRRWVVERSFAWTGRFRRLTRDYERLAQTLVGFHFVAFAVIMLRRFVDLVRQSA, encoded by the coding sequence ATGGAAAGAAAAGCATATCCTACTGATGTCAGTGATGACGAGTGGACATTTGTTGCCCCTTATCTTACTTTGATGAGCGAAGAAGCACCGCAACGAGAACATAGTCTCAGGGAAGTGTTTAACGGGTTGCGTTGGCTGGTTCGCTCTGGTGCCTCTTGGCGCATGATGCCGCATGACCTTCCGCCTTGGGCAGCAGTTTATCAGCAAACTCAACGGTGGATTGATGCAGGAGTATTTGAGGCAATTGTAGACGACCTCCGAACACTACTGCGGTTGGCTGCCGGACGCAAGGAGACCCCAACTGCGGTGATTCTCGACAGTCGCACCCTACAGTCAACCCCTGAAAGTGGAGGACGAGCTGGGTATGACGGTGGTAAACGCAAGAAGGGCAGCAAGGTACATGTTGCAGTTGATACTCTGGGACATTTGTTAGGACTGGTAGTGACCCCTGCGAACGAACAAGACCGCTCCCAGGTACAGGAACTTGCTCAACAAGTGCAAGAAATTACTGGTGAGACGGTGGAAATTGCCTTTGTGGATCAAGGGTATACCGGAGAACAAGCCGCTCAGGAGGCTGCCGTAGAAGGTATCCAATTGGAAGTCGTCAAACTACCAGAAGCCAAGAAGGGATTTGTTTTACTTCCTCGCAGGTGGGTAGTGGAGCGAAGTTTTGCGTGGACTGGGCGCTTTCGGCGCTTAACAAGAGATTATGAACGTTTAGCACAGACATTAGTTGGTTTTCATTTTGTTGCCTTTGCCGTCATAATGCTCAGGCGATTTGTAGATTTGGTAAGGCAAAGTGCATAA
- the mnmA gene encoding tRNA 2-thiouridine(34) synthase MnmA — MNKIVVGLSGGVDSSTAAAILHNQGYDVVGLTLWLMKGKGQCCSEGMVDAAYICEQLGISHHIVDMREVFQTHIIDYLVSGYSDGITPLPCSQCNKTVKFSPMLQYAREKLGVDKIATGHYARITHDPTSGRYQLRRAVDRNKDQSYFLYDLTQGVLAGVVFPLGEKLKVETRQIASEYNLKTADKPESQDLCLIESHGSMREFLDKYIAPKKGEIIDAAGKVLGQHDGVHHYTIGQRKGLGIAAAEPLYVIGLDPVMNRVIVGDRTTANQLECTVGRVNWVSISEPNAPIRAQVQVRYRSTAVDVTVVPLANSRVKLVFDEPQFSITPGQAAVWYDGDVVLGGGIIEKPVNC; from the coding sequence ATGAATAAAATCGTCGTCGGTCTTTCTGGTGGAGTTGATAGTTCCACCGCCGCCGCCATTCTACATAACCAAGGATATGATGTCGTTGGTCTGACCCTTTGGCTGATGAAAGGCAAAGGACAATGCTGTTCGGAGGGAATGGTAGATGCTGCGTATATCTGCGAACAATTGGGTATTTCCCATCACATTGTCGATATGCGGGAAGTTTTTCAAACCCACATCATCGACTACTTAGTCTCTGGATATAGTGACGGTATCACTCCCTTACCCTGTTCGCAGTGCAACAAAACGGTAAAATTCAGCCCTATGTTGCAGTATGCTAGGGAAAAATTGGGTGTAGACAAGATTGCGACGGGACACTACGCTCGAATTACTCACGACCCAACATCGGGACGCTATCAATTGCGACGAGCTGTAGATCGTAATAAGGATCAGTCGTACTTTTTATACGATTTGACACAAGGTGTTTTAGCAGGTGTCGTGTTTCCATTAGGTGAAAAACTGAAAGTTGAAACGCGACAAATCGCCTCTGAATACAATTTGAAAACAGCCGACAAGCCAGAAAGCCAAGACTTGTGCTTGATTGAAAGCCACGGTTCTATGCGGGAGTTTTTGGATAAATACATTGCTCCCAAAAAAGGCGAAATTATCGATGCTGCTGGTAAGGTATTGGGACAACATGATGGTGTCCATCATTACACGATCGGGCAGCGCAAAGGTTTGGGAATTGCCGCAGCCGAACCGCTGTACGTGATTGGCTTAGATCCGGTGATGAATCGGGTAATTGTGGGCGATCGCACCACTGCTAATCAACTAGAATGTACCGTGGGGCGGGTTAACTGGGTTTCTATATCGGAACCTAATGCACCCATTCGCGCTCAAGTCCAAGTACGATATCGTTCGACTGCGGTGGATGTGACAGTGGTTCCTTTGGCAAATTCTCGCGTTAAGTTGGTATTTGACGAACCCCAATTCAGCATTACGCCAGGACAAGCTGCTGTTTGGTACGACGGTGATGTCGTCCTGGGTGGTGGAATTATTGAAAAGCCTGTCAATTGTTGA
- a CDS encoding helix-turn-helix domain-containing protein — MSTNGLVRLKIREFAAKEGWTLKEVSDRSGVAYGTVKTYAASPGMAMADINALRKLAQTFDVIIEDLLEVVKE; from the coding sequence ATGTCAACAAACGGATTAGTACGATTAAAAATTAGAGAATTTGCAGCGAAAGAAGGGTGGACGTTAAAAGAGGTTTCCGACCGATCGGGAGTAGCTTACGGTACAGTGAAAACTTATGCTGCTTCCCCTGGAATGGCAATGGCAGATATTAACGCACTGCGTAAATTAGCGCAGACTTTTGACGTAATTATAGAAGACTTACTAGAAGTCGTAAAAGAATAG